From a region of the Salarias fasciatus chromosome 6, fSalaFa1.1, whole genome shotgun sequence genome:
- the rims1b gene encoding regulating synaptic membrane exocytosis protein 1 isoform X2 has product MSASVGPQGGPRPPTAPSSAMPDLPDLSHLTEEERKIIMAVMARQKEEEEKEQAMLKTLHQQFESYKQEVRRIGAETRRQQTQQKDDAPTCGICRKTKFADGCGHVCSYCQTKFCARCGGRVSLRSNNEDKVCLIVKDRVMWVCNLCRKQQEILTKSGEWFSGSGVRPGSLGTSFDDPATGGDPQRDRKLLRSRSQAPPSSTNANTGLPSGTTPSTGVTAAKGADTMPGSRSQSEPPKEKKRPVSFHEQNGKGGMGRGSARRPAGKLQSQSSLDERTAAGDRERRFGDGRRLEKIHSQDYDDGEENLGRSETHRRRPEDEEQRERQRREEEFQNRYRSDPNLARYPVKPQKEEQEMRMHAKVSKVRHERRHSDLAINEVGLGPGEGGGGGGGLGEVPENRLARRGGGGEADRKVLLDNHRAYSVDRTVGGGGGAPPTGGGVRSGPQTGGPVPPDWGPNNGRQEPGTTRAPRDKGGDSLLRKDSQSSDQSESLRPPPPRSYKSKRGVNKRQMSISSSEEEGGSTPEYTSCEDVDMESVSEKGDWDCHPLDPAVWHHPVSWQPSKEGDHLIGRITLSKRSAMPREAGSLLGLKVVGGKMTETGRLGAFITKVKKGSLADVVGHLRAGDEVLQWNGKSLPGATKKEVYNIILESKAEPQVEIVVSRPIGSINRIMSKNVLRKVYRAYQDTPRIPESSHPPLDSTGSSSFESQKMDRPSISVMSPTSPGTLRDIPLVLPGQLSVKLWYDKVGHQLIVTVLQAIDLPTRPDGRPRNPYVKMYFLPDRSDKSKRRTKTVKKSAEPKWNQTFFYSHVHRRDFRERMLEITVWDQPRVQEEESEFLGEILIELETALLDDIPHWYKLQTHDVSSIPLPQPSPYLPRRHVHGDSPSKKLQRCLRIIDTEFDDDLVVVDKGAERNSRDRERGSTLAVPEQQRPVQHRSRSVSPHREDSCRARSRPAYVPMQRSLDEIHQNRQHSHSPSRYHESHLEHQRSGDSDYEYSEDSEVLEMHRCVRGGSAECLHTNRGVARYNNTLPPKMPLLVNGIHKDIYSSTLPACLKGKPPPRQERGGTLPRSILTHRVLRFTDEVTVSDLQPSLDRVRSASTTCLRPDSSFPSADRDRSCNNSSTSNCQGSNSRKSLEGDRAHRGSPSPPAGTPSSGRRGRQLPQLPGRSSSIEQALAVEERARQVQMKVHSYRPSASHDPKTDLKTKREMYAEQRRSSDNMSARSSDSDRSDISALSRASSASRLSSTSYMSIQSERPGGRLRSKSLEEEKKDRRISWGVEGEEERRRSVGKRRFSEELKRRRHTVAGDSRDSSRQMRSMGRSMLKSSSVSGEIYTQERTDGSQSDTALGTVGGGSKKRRSSLSARVVAIVGNRRSRSTSQISGPEGKSKKEKGAPIQRSTETGMAVELTRNMSRQPSRESNNGSMNSYNSEGNLIFSGVNLDASSQFSDFLDGLGPAQLVGRQTLATPAIGDIQIGMMEKKGQLEVEVIRARGLVQKPGSKSLPAPYVKVYLLNNGAYVAKKKTKIARKTLDPLYQQALLFEESPQGKVLQVIVWGDYGRMDHKSFMGVAQILLEKLDLSSTVIGWYKLFPPSSLVDPTLASLTRRASQSSLDSSSGPPGVRS; this is encoded by the exons GTAATGTGGGTATGCAACCTGTGCCGTAAGCAGCAGGAGATTCTCACCAAGTCAGGAGAATGGTTTTCGGGCTCAGGGGTGCGGCCCGGGAGCCTGGGCACCTCCTTCGACGACCCGGCCACGGGAGGTGATCCCCAGCGGGACAGGAAGCTACTCCGCTCCAGGTCCCAAGCCCCGCCCTCCAGCACCAACGCCAACACCGGCCTGCCAAGCGGGACGACGCCGTCCACCGGGGTCACTGCCGCCAAGGGTGCGGACACCATGCCTGGCTCTCGCTCGCAGAGTGAACCGCCAAAAGAGAA GAAAAGGCCAGTTTCCTTCCACGAACAAAACGGTAAAGGAGGTATGGGCCGCGGTAGCGCTCGAAGACCTGCAGGCAAACTTCAGTCTCAGTCGTCTCTGGATGAACGGACGGCTGCCGGGGACCGAGAGCGGAGGTTTGGAGATGGGCGACGGCTGGAGAAGATCCACTCTCAGGACTATGACGACGGGGAGGAGAACCTGGGTCGCTCCGAGACCCACCGGAGACGGccggaggacgaggagcagagggagaggcaGCGTCGGGAGGAGGAGTTCCAGAACCGGTACCGAAGTGACCCCAATCTGGCAAGATACCCGGTGAAACCAcaaaaagaggagcaggagatgcGTATGCATGCTAAGGTGTCCAAGGTACGGCATGAACGACGGCACAGTGATCTTGCGATCAACGAGGTGGGGCTGGGACCTGgtgaaggagggggaggaggaggcggtctgGGGGAGGTGCCTGAAAACAGACTAGCCAGGAGGGGCGGAGGTGGGGAGGCAGACCGCAAGGTCCTCCTGGACAACCACCGAGCCTACTCTGTGGATAGGACCGTGGGGGGCGGTGGGGGTGCACCACCCACTGGAGGTGGAGTGAGATCGGGGCCCCAGACTGGGGGACCGGTGCCTCCAGACTGGGGTCCGAACAACGGGCGCCAGGAACCCGGTACGACACGGGCCCCCAGGGACAAAGGTGGAGATAGCCTGCTGAGGAAGGACTCTCAAAGCTCGGACCAGTCGGAGTCTCTGCGGCCGCCCCCCCCACGGTCATACAAGAGCAAGCGCGGCGTCAACAAGAGGCAGATGTCtatcagcagctcagaggaggagggcggctCCACGCCCGAGTACACCAGCTGTGAGGACGTGGACATGGAAAGCGTCAGCGAGAAAG GTGACTGGGACTGTCATCCATTAGATCCTGCAGTTTGGCAT CATCCAGTTTCCTGGCAGCCATCTAAAGAAGGAGACCACCTGATCGGACGCATCACTCTGAGTAAGAGGTCGGCCATGCCACGCGAGGCTGGATCCCTCCTGGGCCTGAAA GTGGTCGGAGGGAAGATGACGGAAACAGGAAGACTCGGGGCCTTCATCACCAAAGTGAAAaaaggcagcctggcagatgttgTGGGACACTTACGAGCAG GTGACGAGGTGCTGCAGTGGAACGGGAAGTCACTCCCGGGTGCGACCAAGAAAGAAGTTTACAACATCATCCTAGAGTCCAAGGCTGAGCCACAAGTGGAGATCGTAGTTTCCAGACCTATCGG CTCCATCAACAGAATAATGTCCAAAAACGTCTTGAGAAAAGTGTATAGAGCATATCA agACACACCGAGAATCCCCGAGTCCTCCCACCCTCCTCTAGACTCCA CGGGTTCAAGTTCCTTTGAATCGCAGAAGATGGACCGGCCCTCGATATCGGTGATGTCCCCCACCAGCCCTGGCACCCTCCGAGACATCCCCCTGGTTCTGCCCGGTCAGCTCTCT GTCAAGCTGTGGTATGACAAAGTGGGTCATCAGTTGATCGTTACCGTCCTTCAAGCCATAGACCTGCCGACCCGACCTGATGGACGACCTCGAAACCCCTACGTCAAGATGTACTTCCTCCCCGATCGGAG CGATAAGAGCAAGCGACGTACCAAAACCGTGAAGAAGAGCGCCGAGCCCAAGTGGAACCAGACCTTCTTCTACTCCCACGTCCACCGGCGAGACTTCAGGGAGCGGATGTTGGAGATCACGGTGTGGGACCAGCCCcgagtgcaggaggaggagagcgagttCCTGGGAGAG atCCTCATCGAGCTGGAGACGGCGCTGTTGGACGACATCCCCCACTGGTACAAACTGCAGACGCACGACGTGTCCTCCATACCGCTGCCCCAGCCCTCGCCGTACCTCCCGCGCAGACACGTCCACGGAGACAGCCCCAGCAAGAAGTTGCAGA gATGCCTTCGCATCATTGATACAGAGTTTGATGATGATTTGGTAGTTGTGGATAAAG gtgcagAGCGTAACTCCAGGGACAGAGAGCGGGGCAGTACGCTGGCGGTGCCGGAGCAGCAGCGTCCGGTCCAGCACCGCTCGCGCTCCGTGTCTCCGCACAGGGAGGACTCCTGCAGGGCTCGATCCCGTCCTGCTTATGTACCCATGCAGAG GAGTTTGGATGAGATTCACCAAAACCGCCAGCACTCCCACTCTCCGTCCCGCTACCACGAGTCGCACCTGGAGCACCAGCGCTCCGGAGACTCAGACTACGAGTACTCTGAGGACAG TGAGGTCCTGGAGATGCACAGGTGTGTCCGCGGCGGGAGTGCCGAGTGCCTGCACACAAACAG AGGCGTAGCTAGATACAACAACACACTGCCCCCCAAAATGCCCCTCTTAGTAAACGGTATCCATAAAGACATTTACAG CTCCACCCTCCCCGCATGCTTAAAGGGCAAACCGCCCCCCAGGCAGGAAAGGGGTGGGACTTTACCTCGTAGCATCCTGACGCACCGTGTGCTCAGGTTCACTGATGAGGTCACGGTGAG TGACCTGCAGCCTTCGTTGGACAGGGTGAGGAGTGCCAGCACCACATGTCTGAGGCCAGACTCCAGCTTTCCCtctgcagacagagacag GTCATGTAACAATTCATCCACTTCAAACTGTCAAGGAAGCAACAGCAGAAAAAGCCTGGAGGGCGACAG AGCACACCggggcagcccctcccctccgGCAGGGACGCCCTCATCAGGTCGCAGGGGCCGGCAGCTCCCGCAGCTCCcggggaggagcagcagcatcgAACAAG CTCTCGCGGTGGAGGAACGAGCCCGACAGGTGCAGATGAAAGTACATTCCTACCGGCCTTCAGCCTCCCACGACCCCAAGACCGACCTCAAGACCAAACGGGAG ATGTACGCTGAACAGAGGCGGAGCAGCGACAACATGTCGGCCCGGTCCTCGGACAGCGACAGGAGCGACATCTCAGCCCTCTCCCGAGCCAGCAGTGCCTCCCGCCTCAGTAGCACCAGCTACATGTCCATCCAGTCCGAGCGACCTGGGGGACGACTCAG atccAAGTCAttagaggaggagaagaaggacaGGAGGATCTCGTGGGGggtggaaggagaggaggagaggaggaggtcggTGGGGAAGAGGCGTTTCTCCGAGGAGCTGAAGCGTCGCAGGCACACTGTAGCAGGAGACAGCAGGGATTCCAG TCGGCAGATGCGATCGATGGGCCGCAGCATGCTGAAGAGCTCCAGCGTCAGCGGGGAGATCTACACGCAGGAGCGCACCGACGGCAGTCAGTCGGACACCGCGCTGGGCACGGTGGGCGGCGGCAGCAAGAAGAGGCGCTCCAGCCTCAGCGCCCGCGTGGTCGCCATCGTGGGGAACCGTCGCAGCCGCAGCACGTCGCAGATCAGTGGGCCTG aggGGAAGAGTAAGAAGGAGAAAGGAGCACCGATCCAGAGGAGTACTGAGACTGGCATGGCCGTGGAACTGACCCGCAACATGAGCCGGCAGCCCAGCAGGGAGTCCAACAACGGCAGCATGAACAGCTACAACTCCGAAGGAAA TTTGATCTTCTCTGGGGTGAATCTGGACGCTAGCAGTCAGTTCAGTGACTTCCTGGATGGACTGGGACCAGCTCAGTTAGTGGGAAGACAAACACTGGCGACGCCCGCGATCG GTGACATCCAGATTGGTATGATGGAGAAGAAAGgtcagctggaggtggaggtcatCAGAGCACGAGGACTCGTACAGAAGCCCGGATCTAAATCTCTCCCTG CTCCGTATGTCAAAGTCTACCTGCTGAATAATGGAGCGTACGTAGccaaaaagaaaaccaagaTTGCACGTAAAACTCTGGACCCGCTGTACCAGCAAGCTCTGCTGTTCGAGGAGAGTCCGCAGGGGAAAGTCCTACAG GTGATCGTGTGGGGAGACTACGGCCGGATGGACCACAAGAGCTTCATGGGAGTCGCGCAGatcctgctggagaagctggacTTATCCAGCACAGTCATCGGCTGGTACAAGCTCTTCCCCCCCTCGTCCTTAGTGGACCCGACGCTTGCCTCTCTCACACGCCGAGCCTCTCAGTCCTCCCTGGACAGCTCGTCCGGACCCCCCGGGGTCCGATCCTAG